Below is a genomic region from Raphanus sativus cultivar WK10039 chromosome 4, ASM80110v3, whole genome shotgun sequence.
GTAATAATGTTAGGTCATTCCTTATATGCTTTTATTTTGTggtagtttagttttttttaatcaatcaaTCTCACCTTCTGTTTGTTACCATATCATGAGAGCAACAGTTTTGAACTTGGCATTTGCGTTGAGCGTGATGGGTTTCTTGATCATGCACATCTCTTTGGTCGCTGGCAACACCACAACTATAGAGGTAACTCCTCCTCCTCTGATAAATTTGGGTCTATTTATATCTCTCTTGTCTCATCAAGCTTTCTTGGTGTTGAGTTGTGAGCAGGCATATGAGAAGAAAATGAGTGGGAAATGGAGGTATGACTTCGGTAGAAAGAAAAACTTTGAACAGGTTAGTTAGTTAAGCTCAGGTCCTTGTCTTATTATTCTGAATATATTCGCTTGCAGGGTCTAAgttcttttaatttattgtagGTATTTGGAATGGATAagagatattggttcatcccaGGATACTCAGAAGAAGACCTGAGGAGAATGCCGGAGCTGCAGGGACTTGAATACCCTTCCAAGCCTGACTTTGATTCCCAGTAATGCTGAAGAAGATGActttgatcatcatcatcatcatcatcatcatcatcatcatcatcatcatcctcatgtACAACAACAATACGTAGGATACAGTGAGACCCTGGAAATGACAATTTGAAGGATGGTGCTTTCACTTACTGGCAATGTAGTGTCTTCCCGCTGACGCTGAGGACAGAAACGTCATTGGGTTCTGTAATGTAGGAGGATTACAACTAAGCTTTGCTGGTTACACATTTGTTCATCttcttaaatatatatgatCACCTTCTTAAGTAgttttttgttgtaaaacaGTTGGTTTCAAtgttaattttttcttattaaaaaccaaaaaaaaaatctattatagTAGTAACAAAAAGTCATATTTAAGATGTCAGCCCCAGgcttatattattttttcagtaTTCACTTGTGATTAAAAACAATACCCTTTTGTGTTTTATATTTGTGGAAATATTTGAAGCCAAAACCTAAACTAAATCTCTAGATTTATAGTCACAATTTAATTTCCATATACCTAAAAGAAACTCTGTTTAACACAATTCGGTTTTGTTAAAACATAatcctttttcttttataaattttcatcaCATAATCCTTtttctttcataaatttttCATAACATAATCTCTTTTGAGAGTGTATTAAGaacatctccaatgtattactgcaaattttactctaaaatgatgcaactccaaaatggagtaaggttttactccaatgtattattccattttttactccaaaatagttaataattgttaGTAATATCTTAAacttataaaagtttaccaattaaccccaactattttatatttgcaaaaatgccttaaaatataatttatttaaattaaatatttattattaaaaagtacaagaaatcataaaaatagaataaatcataatatataagttggttcaataataaTCATTAGAATATTCTTCCCACAAATGATCAATtaatgcatttcgtaatgaAAGAACGAGcttttttatctttgatattcctaAATCGAGCAAGAAAATTTTGAACTCGGATatttaaatcacttattttatgttatttttattttatattatttatgttgtttaattatgttatgcattttatgtcaaattattaaataatgaaatatcttatttttcatgttattttatcattttaaaatattatttaataaagaaataagaacattaaagatttaaaggataattttataaataaaaaaagttcaactccaaaatggagtaatgtgtaagattactccataaatggagtaaccctagccattactctattttggagttgaaaatagagtggggttggagaaGATTTTACTCAAAAATgatgtttggagtagaaaatggagtagggttggagatgccctaagccattaaccaaaagaaaagcaCAATAAAACACATCAGATAATATTTCATATCAAGACAAAGTAAATCTCAAACATCAAGATCCTTTTTGTCATGTAAATTCTCAAAACAGTAATCGAAAATCCAAAACCATATAATCCTTACATTAACAGAGAAAAGACTAGTATCATAGTTTATACTAGCAATGGATAGACTGGAACCAAACTTTCATCAAAAGCACTCAATACTAAGATCTTCGTTACCTTTAGGAAGTTCCATTAGCTTTGCCACAGCTGCTTCTACCTCTGACTTCTTCGTCGGTGGATACGACGAGGTCtggatcatcatcttcatcatcactgTCTTTTGCATCACAAAACGTGAAGCAAACGCAAACTCTTCCTTACTCGAACCATTGAAGTTATACATCCACACGCTATTAACGCGAAAACCAGCGTTAGGGAACGGTGTTGCATCCTCCCACAACTTCTCATGTGCTATGCCGTCACTATAACattcaccttcttcttctctagaaGCATCGTTGGTCTAAAATGAAGTTATGATAAATGAGTGAGAGAAGTGATAAAAAATTATCCAAGCAATGAGAACTCAACCATGACATGAATGTGTATACCTTGAACAAGATCTCAAGCTCTATCATTGTGTAAGTAGTCCACATAAGCAAAAGTTCCTTCAATATCTCCACTTCTTTAGGATTAGTTATGTCTACACTCACCGATAAAGTTCCATGCCTTGTCGTCATACCATGAAAGTCACTCATCAGGAGCTCATGCCAGATGTTTTTTGTCTcctatgattcatatatacatcATACAtctcaaactatatatatatatatatatatataaatttatacaaatgCTTGTGATTTGTTCTTATTAGGTTGTTCTCTCTCGATCTAGTTTCTACACCATAATAGAATatcattttgatattaaaaagtaaGTGCGTACCTGAGCAAGTTCTGATACATTATAGCTGATGTGAGGACGATAAACACACCTAGAAACCCAACGGTTTCTGTTAAACTGGTTGATAGGAGCAGTGAGGATGAAGTTATTCTTGCTCTCACATTTGATTTCCCTTATGTCTAGAACATCTAGACAGGGTGCATTCACTTCGATCCTCTCAACATAGCAAGGGAAAGTCATTTGCAAGAACTTCAAATTTTTGTTCTCGATCTTCAACACATCAATCCCGGTTAAGAAACCGATTTGCAACACAATCACCTCGAGGGAAGAACAAGCTGCCAAAACGCTGCTAAGGGTACAA
It encodes:
- the LOC108849353 gene encoding F-box protein At3g60790-like, whose translation is MKRHSSSSSSASSPDAKIRKLHHPIMDDDCISKLPNDLLRKILSKLSTEEAVKTILLSPLWMDLWKWRPHFVLDMKRILDKTPTELWNKVSAQLASSMDKTFDKHRGDLESCIITSRCHDGTLRNWILLATRVKHTKSLTLNNIHGRKRRFRGTRMLHVSSQIFSHHSLTSLSLSGYSLLSKRPFNNCGNLKTLKLLNVVFVRVCTLSSVLAACSSLEVIVLQIGFLTGIDVLKIENKNLKFLQMTFPCYVERIEVNAPCLDVLDIREIKCESKNNFILTAPINQFNRNRWVSRCVYRPHISYNVSELAQETKNIWHELLMSDFHGMTTRHGTLSVSVDITNPKEVEILKELLLMWTTYTMIELEILFKTNDASREEEGECYSDGIAHEKLWEDATPFPNAGFRVNSVWMYNFNGSSKEEFAFASRFVMQKTVMMKMMIQTSSYPPTKKSEVEAAVAKLMELPKGNEDLSIECF